The Maylandia zebra isolate NMK-2024a linkage group LG7, Mzebra_GT3a, whole genome shotgun sequence genome contains a region encoding:
- the smad6b gene encoding mothers against decapentaplegic homolog 6b — translation MFRTKRSGLVRRLWRSRLIPDKEGEDGIGKSGEGCRDDLFSYNPEKIPKTEFRPMTPSGSLVLDIGGVCPVESSDLRVTSDQDGGAACAQEQGSPRSLQDSECRTVTCCLFKDQDHSELRGAETAQGTRGPGSCHFGLRNLGPGESDSPEAQEAMPRTVLEQELKSATYALLKRLKEKALDTLLEAVESRGGMPSDCVMVSRTELRFGGHVASPQLLVCKLYRWSDLQHSAQLKPLYECRSFGAPDSPTVCCNPYHYSRLCGPESPPPPYSRLSPNEEHKPLDLSDSTLSYTETEAASSPNITPGEFSDASMSPDAPKQSHWCNVAYWEHRTRVGRLYTVYEHSVSIFYDLPQGTGFCLGQLNLEHRSSTVQRTRGKIGYGILLSKEPDGVWAYNRSEHPIFVNSPTLDVPNSRTLVVRKVMPGYSIKVFDYERSFLLRHTTEADLLDGPYDPNSVRISFAKGWGPCYSRQFITSCPCWLEILLNNHR, via the exons ATGTTCAGGACGAAACGCTCAGGTCTTGTGCGGCGACTGTGGAGAAGCCGTTTGATCCCAGATAAAGAAGGAGAAGATGGAATTGGCAAATCTGGTGAGGGCTGTAGGGACGATCTGTTCAGCTACAACCCAGAGAAAATTCCCAAAACGGAGTTCAGACCGATGACCCCTAGCGGGTCTCTTGTCTTGGACATAGGGGGTGTGTGCCCCGTGGAGAGCAGCGACTTGAGGGTCACATCGGACCAGGATGGGGGTGCCGCGTGTGCCCAGGAGCAGGGCAGCCCCCGCTCGCTACAGGACAGCGAATGCAGGACGGTGACGTGCTGCTTATTTAAAGACCAGGACCACTCCGAGCTTAGGGGTGCAGAGACGGCTCAGGGCACCAGGGGTCCGGGGTCGTGTCACTTCGGGCTGAGGAACCTTGGACCAGGAGAGAGCGACTCTCCGGAGGCGCAGGAGGCGATGCCACGCACGGTATTAGAGCAAGAACTGAAATCAGCCACATACGCTCTTTTAAAACGGCTCAAGGAAAAAGCGCTGGATACCTTACTAGAAGCGGTGGAGTCCAGAGGAGGGATGCCGAGCGACTGTGTTATGGTTTCACGGACAGAGCTGAGATTCGGCGGCCATGTGGCATCCCCTCAGCTGCTTGTGTGTAAACTGTACCGCTGGTCTGACCTCCAGCACTCTGCCCAGCTCAAACCGCTCTATGAGTGTAGGAGCTTTGGGGCCCCGGACAGTCCAACAGTATGCTGCAACCCCTATCACTACAGTCGACTCTGTGGGCCAG AGTCACCCCCACCTCCTTATTCAAGGCTTTCCCCTAATGAAGAACACAAGCCACTGG ATCTGTCAGACTCCACATTGTCTTACACTGAAACCGAGGCAGCCAGCTCACCAAACATCACACCAGGAGAATTTTCAG ATGCCAGTATGTCACCTGATGCCCCTAAGCAGAGCCACTGGTGTAATGTGGCATACTGGGAGCACCGGACACGTGTGGGTCGCCTCTACACAGTGTATGAGCACTCCGTCAGCATCTTCTATGATCTACCTCAGGGCACCGGCTTCTGCCTGGGCCAGCTCAACCTGGAACATCGCAGCAGCACTGTTCAGCGTACAAGAGGCAAAATTGGCTACGGCATACTCCTCAGCAAAGAGCCTGATGGCGTTTGGGCGTATAACCGCAGCGAGCACCCTATATTTGTCAACTCCCCAACTCTGGATGTGCCCAACAGCAGAACTCTGGTGGTGCGGAAGGTGATGCCAGGCTACTCCATCAAGGTGTTTGACTATGAGCGCTCGTTCCTTCTGAGGCACACGACAGAGGCTGACCTCCTGGATGGACCCTATGACCCTAACAGTGTGCGCATCAGCTTTGCTAAGGGCTGGGGCCCCTGCTACTCAAGACAGTTCATCACTTCCTGCCCCTGCTGGCTGGAGATCCTCCTCAACAACCACAGATAA